The genomic DNA GTGGACCTTGCCAAATCCGTTTCTGAAAACCCGACCGACCGTGAAATGGACATGCTCATGTCCAGCGGGGAGCAGATTTCCATGGCGGTGCTTTCCATGGCCATCCAGGCGATGGGGCGTGATGCAATCTCCCTTACCGGGCCGCAGGCTGAGATCATCACCGATTCCTCACACCGCCGGGCGCGCATAGTCGATATCAAAGCCACCCGGATCCGTCAGGAGCTGGAGAAAGGCCGCATCGTGATTGTCGCCGGCTTCCAGGGGATCAGCGGGGACTCGGAGATTACCACCCTGGGAAGGGGCGGGTCGGACACCACCGCGGTGGCGCTGGCCTACGCCCTCAAAGCCGATATGTGCGAAATTCTCACTGATGTGCCGGGGGTGTTCACCGCCGATCCGAGGATTGTTAAAAATGCGCGTATGCTGGACGAGATCAGTTTCGAGGAGATGCTCGAATTGGCCAGCATGGGCGCGAAGGTGCTGAATTCACGGGCGGTGGAACTTGCCGGCAAGTATGGAGTGGTATTGAAAGTCGGACTTGCTCATGAAGATATACCGGGTACTATTATAAAGAGGGAGGACAGCTCTATGGAACAGGTGCTTGTGCGGGGTGTTGCGCATGACCTGGATCAGGTTAAAATGACCGTGCGCCGGGTACCCGACCAGCCGGGGATTGCGGCCAAGATTTTTTCCACCCTGGCGGAAAAGGGGATCAATGTTGACATGATCGTCCAGAATGTCAGCGAGGACGGGTACACCGATCTCTCTTTCACCGTGGCCATCGGCGACATAGAAAAAGTCTCCTCCATCGGCGAGTTAATTAAAGGGGCAGTGGGGGCGGAAGAAGTCACACTCGATGACAACATCGCCAAAGTCAGTATAGTGGGCGCCGGAATGCGCTCCCACCCCGGAGTAGCGCTGAAAGTTTTTCAAACGCTCGGCGACAAGGGAATAAACATGAAGATGATCAGCACTTCCGAGATCAAAATCTCGGTGATTGTGGACAAGGATCGCGCCAATGATGCGGTCATAGCTCTCCATGACGCATTTGACTTGGGAAACGACAAGGGGAACACGAATGGGATTTAAGGTATGTGTAGCAGGCGCCACCGGCAATGTAGGGCGCACGATGATACAGATTCTGGAGGAACGGAATTTCCCTGTGGACCGTTTGCGGCTTCTGGCTTCGTCACGGAGTGCAGGCAAGAAGCTTGCCTTCCGCGGGGGGGAGATTACGGTGGAGGAACTGACGCTGAATTCTTTCGAAAAGGGCGAGATTGTGCTCAGCTCTCCAGGCGGCTCTGTCTCCAAATGGTATGTTCCTTCGGCGGCGAAAGCGGGCGCGCTGGTCATAGACAACACCAGCGCCTTCCGGATGGAGAAGAATGTTCCCCTGGTGGTTCCCGAGGTCAACCCTGAAGAGGCTTTCAAACATGAGGGCATCATAGCAAACCCGAATTGTTCTACAATCCAGATGGTGGTGGTGTTGAAGCCGCTCCATGACGCCGCACGGATAGAGCGGGTGGTAGTTTCCACCTATCAGGCGGTATCAGGGGCAGGAATGGCGGCTATTGCCGAGCTTACCGGTCAGACTAAAGCCCTCCTGGAAGGCCGTGAATATGCACCCAAAGTGTTTCCGCATCAGATAGCGTTCAACTGCATCCCCCAGATTCCGCAGAAAAGCGCTTTCGCAGAGAATTTCTACTCGGAAGAAGAGCTGAAGATGGTCAACGAGACCAAAAAAATCATGAAGGATGAT from Candidatus Latescibacter sp. includes the following:
- a CDS encoding aspartate kinase; this translates as MRPLIVQKFGGSSVADAEKIKKVASRVIAKKDLGFDVVVVVSAMGDTTDHLVDLAKSVSENPTDREMDMLMSSGEQISMAVLSMAIQAMGRDAISLTGPQAEIITDSSHRRARIVDIKATRIRQELEKGRIVIVAGFQGISGDSEITTLGRGGSDTTAVALAYALKADMCEILTDVPGVFTADPRIVKNARMLDEISFEEMLELASMGAKVLNSRAVELAGKYGVVLKVGLAHEDIPGTIIKREDSSMEQVLVRGVAHDLDQVKMTVRRVPDQPGIAAKIFSTLAEKGINVDMIVQNVSEDGYTDLSFTVAIGDIEKVSSIGELIKGAVGAEEVTLDDNIAKVSIVGAGMRSHPGVALKVFQTLGDKGINMKMISTSEIKISVIVDKDRANDAVIALHDAFDLGNDKGNTNGI
- a CDS encoding aspartate-semialdehyde dehydrogenase — protein: MGFKVCVAGATGNVGRTMIQILEERNFPVDRLRLLASSRSAGKKLAFRGGEITVEELTLNSFEKGEIVLSSPGGSVSKWYVPSAAKAGALVIDNTSAFRMEKNVPLVVPEVNPEEAFKHEGIIANPNCSTIQMVVVLKPLHDAARIERVVVSTYQAVSGAGMAAIAELTGQTKALLEGREYAPKVFPHQIAFNCIPQIPQKSAFAENFYSEEELKMVNETKKIMKDDSIRITATTVRVPVFVGHSESVNVETARKLTRDEAIALLEKAPGVVVMDDPARQVYPLASFAEGKNVTYVGRIREDISHESALDMWIVSDNLRKGAALNAVQIAELFIR